From the genome of Aspergillus chevalieri M1 DNA, chromosome 8, nearly complete sequence, one region includes:
- a CDS encoding uncharacterized protein (COG:S;~EggNog:ENOG410PV13), whose protein sequence is MNVHGEYDPYIGCINESYGVLTKHHRGAIQGHTVINLQFLEDLFNKEIIPATEECGVFESLSSRRKYCGRDHPQGSGRLQHTPCDVVFNALVPVDIGQCPYILFTSHGVHKHPPPPPTKAPERILQGVKRIIQQIRDPSLTTAQFLRNPQLEAFCQQHNASTLTEIHSSFCNKDRIAAIIQKQRLLSYPSGQDVNGLIFLENTDQHIKDYIQEQYHDSQDTMILCGFKKQIELLSQLSSFEVDMSYKRIRSKNMNEVLFATFLPDQCKVITLLRVFTTVDSTEGYYLLFKRAFDLVQKITGHPVLFDSIHGTGVHGIIVDMDSKQYTGLGKYLSEIDPQNHDVTWHLQHIIIFCRVHFQRSILNTIGTRNQGSPLWSRMMSLLDCKSEADYDALVELLIKFEDANVQTWAIQKKSPVIKAGLNKACSKIQSHYFAALRNHTNAVEQSHQKSYASGKYLTLTEAVKNSAKLDKDDILQYDNFRKFNIHHSYRTSNMEANYLRHMSRENSRKRQRSSSTHSHETASGQSQSHQRSIRSHSQSSSQNGDNESRISSKDLRRTASTNASSLEIRRQELELRKLEADIKKQEEETQKQRLENERLELDLIERRNRIQESASDL, encoded by the exons ATG AATGTTCATGGCGAGTATGATCCTTATATTGGCTGTATAAACGAATCATACGGTGTCTTGACAAAACATCATAGAGGAGCAATTCAAGGCCATACAGTGATTAACTTGCAGTTTCTTGAAGATCTCTTTAATAAAGAGATTATACCAGCGACTGAAGagtgtggtgtttttgaatcattgTCATCCCGACGAAAATACTGTG GCCGGGATCATCCTCAAGGATCAGGTCGATTGCAACATACACCTTGTGATGTTGTCTTCAATGCTCTAGTCCCAGTGGATATAGGCCAATGCCCATATATATTATTCACATCACATGGTGTGCATAAACACCCACCACCTCCCCCAACCAAAGCACCAGAGCGGATCTTACAAGGAGTGAAAAGGATCATACAGCAGATACGTGATCCAAGTTTAACCACTG CACAATTCCTGCGAAATCCACAGCTAGAGGCGTTTTGTCAGCAGCATAATGCTTCTACTTTGACAGAAATCCACTCAAGCTTCTGTAACAAAGATCGAATTGCAGCAATTATCCAAAAACAGCGCCTGCTGTCATATCCAAGCGGGCAGGATGTCAACGGTCTCATTTTTCTTGAAAACACTGACCAACATATTAAG GATTATATCCAAGAACAATATCATGATTCACAGGATACCATGATCCTATGTGGCTTCAAGAAACAGATTGAGCTTCTATCTCAACTTTCCTCATTTGAAGTTGATATGTCTTACAAGCGGATCCGATCTAAGAACATGAATGAAGTGCTCTTTGCAACATTCTTGCCAGATCAGTGTAAAG TCATTACTTTACTACGGGTCTTTACCACTGTGGATTCCACTGAGGGCTATTATCTTCTTTTCAAACGGGCTTTTGACTTAGTTCAAAAAATCACTGGTCATCCAGTACTCTTTGATTCAATTCATGGAACTGGTGTTCATGGAATaattgttgatatggactCAAAACAATATACTG GACTTGGTAAATATTTGTCTGAAATTGACCCTCAAAATCATGATGTGACATGGCATCTGCAACATATAATAATTTTTTGCCGAGTCCATTTTCAACGATCAATTCTGAATACCATCGGGACCAGAAATCAAGGATCTCCTCTTTGGAGCCGTATGATGAGTCTATTAGACTGCAAATCAGAGGCTGACTATGATGCTTTAGTTGAACTACTGATCA AATTTGAAGATGCCAACGTTCAGACATGGGCAATACAAAAGAAAAGTCCAGTTATTAAAGCAGGCTTGAATAAAGCATGCTCTAAAATCCAATCTCATTACTTTGCTGCTTTGCGCAATCATACGAATGCTGTTGAACAGTCACATCAGAAGTCATACGCATCTGGAAAGTATTTAACATTGACTGAAGCAGTTAAGAA TTCTGCAAAGTTggacaaagatgatattcttcaatatgaTAATTTCAGGAAATTCAacattcatcattcatatcggACATCAAATATGGAAGCCAACTATCTTCGTCATATGAGTCGGGAAA ACAGTCGCAAACGCCAACGCTCCTCTTCAACCCATAGTCATGAGACTGCTTCAGGGCAATCTCAATCACATCAAAGGAGCATAAGGTCACAttcccaatcctcttcaCAGAACGgtgataatga ATCTAGAATATCTTCAAAAGATCTCCGTCGAACTGCTTCCACAAATGCATCAAGTTTAGAAATAAGACGTCAAGAGCTTGAGCTTCGAAAGCTTGAAGCAGATATTAAAAAGCAAGAAGAGGAGACTCAAAAACAACGTCTTGAGAATGAGAGATTAGAGCTTGATCTTATAGAGCGGCGGAACAGAATTCAGGAATCAGCAAGTGATCTCTAA